A region from the Candidatus Thiothrix putei genome encodes:
- a CDS encoding OmpA family protein — MKAKSLIVLLLAGIWGVGSWWWYTCKVKGFCGAETNSAQIAAGTAATGAAALSGAASDAGDKSSDDMTDTDGDGIPDAKEKDLGLDPSKEDSDGDGISDFIELARDPQDTDGNGKIDALDDDDDGDGILTIKENADPNGDGNVDDASDTNNNQLADYLDPAANGGDSSKTADARKTDADKADSDKAATDAKAKADADKAAAEEKAKADADKVTMETANTNQNGDIGPATLTFPTGSANPQLADSTKEYFKKVAQFLKDNSSAKVTIIGHTDNKGDPAKNKALGLKRAEMLQKTLVDLGAPKDRVSASSEGANKPIADNNTEEGRKKNRRVEITPVK, encoded by the coding sequence ATGAAAGCAAAATCATTAATCGTGCTACTGTTAGCCGGTATTTGGGGAGTAGGTAGCTGGTGGTGGTATACCTGCAAAGTGAAGGGATTCTGTGGTGCTGAGACAAACTCGGCGCAAATTGCAGCAGGCACAGCGGCAACAGGCGCTGCGGCACTGTCTGGCGCGGCTTCAGATGCTGGCGACAAATCAAGCGATGACATGACCGATACCGACGGTGACGGCATCCCCGATGCGAAAGAAAAAGACTTAGGTCTTGACCCCAGCAAAGAAGATAGCGATGGCGACGGTATTTCTGATTTCATCGAACTCGCCCGTGACCCACAAGACACCGACGGGAACGGCAAAATTGATGCACTGGATGATGACGACGATGGCGATGGTATCCTAACCATTAAGGAAAATGCCGACCCTAATGGCGATGGCAACGTTGATGATGCAAGCGATACCAACAATAACCAACTGGCAGACTACCTTGACCCAGCAGCCAATGGTGGTGATTCCTCCAAAACAGCCGATGCAAGAAAAACTGACGCTGATAAAGCTGATTCTGATAAAGCCGCTACTGACGCAAAAGCCAAAGCCGACGCCGATAAAGCCGCTGCTGAGGAAAAAGCCAAAGCCGACGCCGATAAAGTCACGATGGAAACGGCGAACACCAATCAAAACGGCGACATTGGCCCAGCCACCCTCACCTTCCCAACTGGCTCTGCTAATCCACAATTAGCTGATAGCACCAAGGAATATTTTAAAAAAGTGGCACAATTCCTCAAAGACAATAGCAGTGCGAAAGTCACCATTATCGGTCACACCGATAACAAAGGTGATCCCGCAAAAAACAAAGCCCTCGGTTTGAAACGTGCTGAAATGCTCCAAAAAACATTGGTTGATCTTGGCGCTCCTAAAGATCGTGTATCTGCATCTTCTGAAGGTGCTAACAAACCGATTGCTGACAACAATACGGAAGAAGG
- a CDS encoding succinate dehydrogenase assembly factor 2, with protein MTEQQQAERLVRLRWACRRTLQALDRPLGNFLRDCFQHLDMGEQFAFERLLKSKDQEILDWLIGNRQPRDAGMCAIIEKVRQHHDNTAGE; from the coding sequence ATGACTGAACAACAACAAGCCGAACGGCTGGTGCGCTTGCGCTGGGCATGTCGACGCACCTTGCAAGCATTGGATCGCCCCTTGGGAAATTTCTTGCGTGATTGTTTCCAGCATCTCGATATGGGTGAACAATTTGCGTTCGAGCGTTTATTAAAATCCAAAGATCAGGAAATTCTGGATTGGTTAATTGGCAATCGCCAACCCAGAGACGCAGGTATGTGCGCTATTATTGAAAAAGTACGCCAACACCATGACAACACCGCCGGAGAATAG
- a CDS encoding succinate dehydrogenase assembly factor 2, producing MSELSRVKMRCRRGLKELDVIFQHYLERHYSSASPTELQRLDELLAMQDPLIWDMLLDATPFPDQYADLIAKLRVVND from the coding sequence ATGAGTGAACTTTCTCGCGTAAAAATGCGCTGTCGGCGTGGTTTGAAAGAGCTGGATGTGATTTTCCAGCACTATTTGGAGCGCCATTACAGCAGCGCTAGTCCCACAGAATTGCAACGCTTAGACGAATTACTGGCAATGCAAGACCCGCTCATCTGGGACATGTTATTAGATGCAACTCCCTTCCCCGACCAGTACGCCGACCTGATTGCTAAGTTGCGTGTTGTCAATGACTGA
- a CDS encoding succinate dehydrogenase iron-sulfur subunit, which yields MAEFNLPANSIIKSGKTWAAPAGATRVKNFRVYRYDPDSGENPRWDTYEIDLDQCGPMVLDALLKIKNEIDPTLSFRRSCREGICGSCSMNIDGTNTLACIKAIDACEGDVQISPLPHMEVVKDLIPDLTHFYAQYASIKPWMQTQTPAPPDRERLQSPEDRKKLDNHYECILCACCSTSCPSYWWNSDRYLGPAVLLQANRWVVDSRDEATGERLDNLEDPFKLYRCHTIMNCTNTCPKGLNPAKSIAELKKKMIERR from the coding sequence ATGGCTGAATTTAACTTACCTGCCAACTCGATCATCAAGAGTGGCAAAACCTGGGCTGCCCCTGCCGGTGCGACCCGCGTGAAAAATTTCCGGGTTTACCGCTACGACCCGGACAGCGGTGAAAATCCGCGTTGGGATACCTACGAAATCGACCTCGACCAATGCGGGCCGATGGTGTTGGATGCTTTGCTGAAGATCAAGAACGAGATTGACCCGACCTTGAGCTTCCGCCGCTCTTGCCGTGAAGGGATTTGCGGCTCATGTTCGATGAATATCGACGGCACTAACACACTGGCGTGCATTAAAGCGATTGACGCTTGCGAGGGCGATGTGCAAATCAGCCCCTTGCCGCACATGGAAGTGGTCAAGGATTTGATCCCCGATTTGACTCACTTCTACGCGCAATACGCCTCGATTAAACCCTGGATGCAAACCCAAACGCCTGCGCCACCGGATCGCGAACGCCTGCAATCACCGGAAGACCGCAAGAAGCTCGACAATCACTACGAGTGCATTCTGTGCGCGTGCTGCTCCACCTCTTGCCCTAGCTACTGGTGGAACAGTGACCGTTATTTGGGACCGGCGGTATTGCTGCAAGCCAATCGTTGGGTAGTGGATAGCCGTGATGAAGCCACGGGCGAACGTCTGGACAATTTGGAAGACCCGTTCAAACTTTACCGTTGCCACACCATTATGAACTGTACCAATACTTGCCCTAAGGGTTTAAACCCGGCGAAATCCATTGCCGAGTTGAAGAAAAAGATGATCGAACGGCGGTAA
- the sdhA gene encoding succinate dehydrogenase flavoprotein subunit yields MTEYKIEHHTYDVVVVGAGGAGLRATFGMAVKGLSTACITKVFPTRSHTVAAQGGMSAALGNMGPDKWQWHMYDTVKGSDWLGDQDAIEYMCREAIPAVIELEHQGVPFSRTEEGRIYQRPFGGMTTEFGKGIAHRTCAAADRTGHAILHTLYQQSLRHDAVFFIEHFATDLIMDEEGVCRGVLAWDLANGILRIFRAQKVVLATGGYGRAYFSATSAHTCTGDGNGMVTRAGLPLQDMEFTQFHPTGIYGAGCLITEGVRGEGGYLTNAKGERFMERYAPNAKDLASRDVVSRSMTIEINEGRGVGPKQDHIHLHLEHLGPEVIHERLPGIAESARIFAGVDVTKQPIPVLPTVHYNMGGIPTNYQGEVVTLKDGEPDSVVPGLMAIGECACVSVHGANRLGSNSLLDIVVFGRAAANRCAETVTPSATQPALPEAGVAKVLERFKRIHHGNGNTSTAQIREAMQHTMQKHAAVFRTAETLQEGVEKMNEIYASFNDVAVTDRSLVWNSDLMETFELANLLDCAQTSIQCALNREESRGAHAREDFPDRNDEQWMKHSIAWVDEAGKVSIDYRPVHTYTLTDEIEYIAPKKRVY; encoded by the coding sequence GCAGTAAAAGGCTTGTCCACGGCATGTATTACCAAAGTATTCCCGACCCGCAGCCATACCGTGGCAGCGCAAGGCGGGATGTCCGCCGCACTCGGTAATATGGGGCCGGATAAATGGCAATGGCACATGTACGACACCGTAAAAGGCTCGGACTGGCTGGGCGACCAAGACGCCATTGAATACATGTGCCGCGAAGCGATTCCGGCAGTGATCGAACTCGAACACCAAGGTGTACCGTTTTCACGCACGGAAGAAGGTCGTATTTACCAGCGTCCGTTCGGCGGGATGACCACCGAATTCGGTAAAGGCATTGCGCACCGCACCTGTGCAGCGGCTGACCGCACCGGACACGCGATTTTGCACACGCTGTATCAGCAATCCTTGCGTCACGATGCGGTATTTTTCATTGAGCATTTCGCGACTGACCTGATTATGGATGAGGAAGGCGTGTGCCGTGGGGTACTGGCGTGGGATTTAGCTAACGGCATTCTGCGTATTTTCCGGGCGCAAAAAGTCGTGTTGGCAACGGGCGGTTACGGGCGGGCGTACTTCTCTGCCACTTCGGCGCATACCTGTACCGGTGACGGTAATGGCATGGTGACGCGGGCAGGTTTGCCCTTGCAAGACATGGAATTTACCCAGTTCCACCCCACCGGTATTTACGGCGCGGGCTGTTTGATTACCGAAGGCGTGCGTGGCGAAGGCGGCTACCTGACCAATGCCAAGGGTGAACGTTTTATGGAACGTTACGCCCCGAATGCCAAAGACCTTGCTTCGCGTGACGTGGTGAGTCGTTCCATGACCATTGAAATCAATGAAGGGCGTGGCGTTGGTCCCAAGCAAGACCATATTCATCTGCATCTGGAACACTTAGGCCCGGAAGTGATTCACGAACGTCTGCCGGGAATCGCGGAAAGTGCGCGTATCTTTGCCGGTGTGGATGTGACCAAACAGCCGATTCCGGTACTGCCAACCGTGCATTACAACATGGGCGGCATTCCCACCAACTACCAGGGCGAAGTGGTCACGCTGAAAGACGGCGAACCTGATAGCGTGGTTCCCGGCTTGATGGCGATTGGCGAATGCGCTTGCGTCTCGGTGCACGGTGCGAACCGCCTCGGCTCCAACTCCTTGCTGGACATCGTGGTATTCGGACGCGCCGCCGCCAACCGTTGTGCGGAAACCGTTACCCCTAGCGCTACTCAACCGGCGCTTCCTGAAGCAGGCGTGGCAAAAGTGTTGGAGCGTTTCAAGCGCATCCATCACGGCAATGGCAACACCAGCACCGCGCAAATTCGTGAAGCCATGCAGCACACCATGCAAAAACACGCGGCGGTCTTCCGCACTGCGGAAACCTTGCAGGAAGGTGTCGAGAAAATGAATGAGATTTACGCCAGCTTCAATGATGTCGCGGTAACAGACCGCAGCTTGGTGTGGAACTCTGACTTGATGGAAACCTTCGAGTTAGCCAATTTGCTGGATTGCGCCCAAACCTCGATTCAATGCGCGTTAAACCGTGAAGAAAGCCGGGGCGCACATGCCCGCGAAGACTTCCCGGATCGTAACGATGAGCAGTGGATGAAACACTCCATCGCGTGGGTCGATGAGGCTGGCAAGGTATCCATCGACTACCGCCCCGTCCACACTTACACCTTGACGGATGAAATCGAGTACATCGCACCGAAGAAACGGGTTTACTAA